Genomic segment of Chitinophaga varians:
GGCTCCCTGTTGCCAGCCGTTGGCCTGACTGGCATTGGTGCCAAAATAATACTGGCTGCCGCCACCCCAGGAAGTGAACCAGAGGAACCGGTCGCTGCCTGCCTGGTCGTTGCCTACCTCACCATAGGAGCCACGTATTTTCAGGAAGCTGATAGCTGAAATATTGTCTTTGATAAATGGTTCTTCAGACAATACCCATCCGGCGGAGATGGATGGGAAAAAGCCGTAGCGGCTTTCTTTGGGGAAGTTTTCAGAGCCCTGGTAGGAGGCGCTGAACTCCAGCAGGTATTTCTGCATGTAATTGTAGGTGCCGCGAAAGAGCAGTGACTGGTATGCTCTCGGGATGGATGACCCGTTTTCGTTGAGGCGGCGGTTCCAGAGTACCATGGCGGTGGCTTCATGGCGGCCAAACTGCCGGTTCCAGTTGGCGGTAGCTTCAAGGTAGGTGCTGCGGTTGGCGCCGCCGCCGTTGAAGGAACCGTTAGGGTCTATTTTGGTGTCCTGGCCGGACTGTTTATAGCTGGTGATGTTGCCCTGTGCATCGTACAGTGGTTCAAATACGGCGTAGTTGCGGGTGTAGGAGGCAGAGGGTGAATTGGTGTTGTCGTACGAGAAAGAAACTTTGGCCGTCAGGTTTTTGGTGATGATGTCCAGTTTGCGGGTGAGGGCAAAAGTTCCCTGTACGGTATTGTTATACCAGCGGCGGTATCCTTTCTGTGACAGTTCCCCGAGGATGTTGGACTGAAAGGTGCCGTTTCCCCAGAGGGAGCCGTCAGGGTTCACGATCGGATAGATGGGCGCCATGCGGTTGGCCAGGTTCATGATGGTACTGGCAGAGTTGTTGCCATCGCGGCGGTCGGTCATGATACCGGCAATGTCTACACGGGCGGCCAGGTCGGGAGTGATGTCTACGTCTACATTGGCGCGCAGGTTGTACCGTTTCATGTTATTGTTGCCGGTGTAGCCGTCCTGGTTTTCTTTGGTGTGGGCATAAAGGCCGTCCTGCACGTTGTAGCCGGCGGAGATGAAGTAACGCGCGATGTTGTTGCCGCCGCTGACGTTGAGGTTGCCCTGCGCTACGGTGGACGGTTTCATGATGAACTTATAATAATCGGTGTTGGGCAGTTTCCCGCTTTTATAGCCGTCCAGCTGCGCCTGTGTGAACGCTGGCTGGGCGCCGTCATTTTTCAGTGCTTCATTGAGCAGGGACGCATAGTCGTAGGAACCGAGATATTGCGGCAGGCGGGTGGCTTCGGTGATGCCTGTGGATGCACGGAAATTGACAGAGGGGGCGCCGGCCTTGCCTCTTTTGGTGGTGATGAGAATGGCCCCGTTGGCGCCGCGCATGCCCAGTACGGCGGTGGCGGCGGCATCTTTCAGGATGGTGAGTGTTTCGATATCGTTCGGGTCTACGTAGTCCATGGGTCTTTCGATACCGTCTACCATGATGATGGGGGAGGCGCCGTTAAGCGTGCCTACGCCGCGGATGTACAGGTTGCTGGCATCTACGCCGGGCTCGCCGCTTCGCTGGGTGGTGATAAGGCCGGGAAGGCGTCCTGCCAGCGCGTTGGTGAGGTTGGACACGGGGCTTTGCACCAGTTCCTTGGTGCTGATGGAAGCGATGGCGCCGGTAACGGTAGCTTTTTTCTGTTGACCGTAAGCCACTACCACTACGTCTTTCAGGCCGAGGCTGGAGGGCATCATGGTCACATCGGTTTGATTGGAGGCGGATATTTCCACTTCCCTGGTTTCATAACCGATGAAGGAGAACACCAGTGTTTTCATATTGGCGGGCACCTGTATGCTGTAGGTGCCGTCGCTTTGTGTTTGTGTGCCTCTGCTGGTGCCTTTTACCTGTACAGAAACGCCTGGGAGTACCACGTTGGTTTTGTTTTCCATAACCGAGCCGATAATGGTGCGCATCGCACCGTTGCTGCCCTGGGAGGCCGGACGTACCGTGGTATCCGCGGTGTGGCTGTTTTGTTCTGACGGGCGAAAAATGATGATGATGTTGTCTGACTGCCGGAAGTGCAGGTAGGTGTCAGTCAACAGCAGTTCCAGTGTTGTTTTAACGCTGCGGGTACCTTTAGGCAGACTGACATTTTTGTACAGGTTGACCTGTTCCGGCGGGTAGGCGAGGCGGAAGCCTGACAGGCTTTCCACTTTGCCGAGCGCGCTTTTGAGTGTTTCATTTTTGAGTGTCAGGGTGATTTGTTTGGTAGAGATGTCCTGCGCCCTGCCGGGAGAGGCAAAGAGGACGGATGACAGTAACAGGATGCTGAGCAGCGCCAGGGTGATGGTTTTTGCCATGTGCCGGACTTGGCGGAACATACAGGGCAAGAGTGTGGCAGTCAGCTGTGTGGTCACAGCTAAGAACTTGTGCATAACGGGCATTCTTTTAAAATTGTTAGGAAATAGGTAGCCGTTAACAGCAGGATGTGCTGTTTCGACTGTCAGCTTTTTTCAGGCTGATAAAAGTTTTTTTACTTCAGAACGTGTTGTTTGATGGTGATCAATGTGGTTTCATGCGATGTAGATTTTAGTGATGCATAGAATCAGTAACGGCGCACTGGTGGCTGTTGGTGATGCTAAATTGATTTAGCAAACAGGGCGTACTTTGTCCTTTTAACTTTTTACAGTTATCAATTTTGGTTTTGAATGATGTGTTTTATCGTCGTCTTAGCAGCCTTTGCCTTTTATGAGCACGTCGCGGCCGTTTTCTATTTGATACGTGGCGTTTCTGACACCGCAGATCACATCGAGGACTTCTTCGAGTGATTCGGTACCTGCAAATGATACACGGACAGGGCATTGTTTTAAAGCGTCATCACTGAATTGTATGTTCACTTCATAACGTTTACTGAGTGTATTGGCGATAGTTTCAAAAGTAGCGTTTTCAAAAACCATCTCGTTGGTGGTCCAGTTGGCCCGGGCTGCCGCATTCACGGCTTCCTGGCGCGCTGCGGCATTTTTTATATTGTAAACGATTTGTTGGTCAGGTGTTAATACGGCCAGTACTTTGGTGCCGTCTTCCACTTTTACTTTTCCTCGTGTAACCGATACCGTTATTTCCGCCTGTTCCGGGTAAGCGCTGATATTAAACGCGGTGCCTAATACGGTTGTTTTCAGTTGACCGGTATTGATGACAAACGGCTTCCCGCTGTCGGACCGGATATCGAAATAGGCTTCCCCCAGCAGCGTCACTTCCCTTGACTGGCCGTTGAAGTGCTCCGGCACCACGAGGCGGCTGCCACGGTGCAGCACCACTGTGCTGCCGTCAGGCAATGTCAGGTAACGGTCAAAATTCGTTTGTCCGTCGGCGTAGCGCCGTACACTGACAGTGGTACGGTCGCTGTTGCTGTACCACCAGTGGCCTGCACCAGCCAGTACCAGTATGCTGGCCCAGATAGCGGCATAACGCCACCATTTGCTCATGGTACGTTGCTTCACCGCCTTCAGCGGCGGTGCAGCGGGCGTGGCCGACAACCGGGCCCTTAATGCCTGCAGCTGTCGCCGGGTGAGTTGCCTCGCTGCCTCGCTTTGCGGGTCTATCACTTCATCAGGCAGGTCCTGCCCGAGCGTGGCGTACCAGCCTTCCAGTATTGTCAGCTCTTCTTCAGTACAGGCGCCCTGACTATATTTCTGTAACAGTACATACAAATTTTGTTCATCCATAGCGGTAATGATGCGACTGGCTATAATAAATAACACCAATTTAATCTGTTGCCGTTATCCCGTCGGGAAATTTTTTTTCAGGATAAGCAGGGAGATAACAGGGATAAAACACAAGTGAATAATTATTAGA
This window contains:
- a CDS encoding SusC/RagA family TonB-linked outer membrane protein, which produces MHKFLAVTTQLTATLLPCMFRQVRHMAKTITLALLSILLLSSVLFASPGRAQDISTKQITLTLKNETLKSALGKVESLSGFRLAYPPEQVNLYKNVSLPKGTRSVKTTLELLLTDTYLHFRQSDNIIIIFRPSEQNSHTADTTVRPASQGSNGAMRTIIGSVMENKTNVVLPGVSVQVKGTSRGTQTQSDGTYSIQVPANMKTLVFSFIGYETREVEISASNQTDVTMMPSSLGLKDVVVVAYGQQKKATVTGAIASISTKELVQSPVSNLTNALAGRLPGLITTQRSGEPGVDASNLYIRGVGTLNGASPIIMVDGIERPMDYVDPNDIETLTILKDAAATAVLGMRGANGAILITTKRGKAGAPSVNFRASTGITEATRLPQYLGSYDYASLLNEALKNDGAQPAFTQAQLDGYKSGKLPNTDYYKFIMKPSTVAQGNLNVSGGNNIARYFISAGYNVQDGLYAHTKENQDGYTGNNNMKRYNLRANVDVDITPDLAARVDIAGIMTDRRDGNNSASTIMNLANRMAPIYPIVNPDGSLWGNGTFQSNILGELSQKGYRRWYNNTVQGTFALTRKLDIITKNLTAKVSFSYDNTNSPSASYTRNYAVFEPLYDAQGNITSYKQSGQDTKIDPNGSFNGGGANRSTYLEATANWNRQFGRHEATAMVLWNRRLNENGSSIPRAYQSLLFRGTYNYMQKYLLEFSASYQGSENFPKESRYGFFPSISAGWVLSEEPFIKDNISAISFLKIRGSYGEVGNDQAGSDRFLWFTSWGGGSQYYFGTNASQANGWQQGAIGNPGVTWERGRQANMAIEARFWNNLLGISLDLFTQRRSKILIRRNTLSDVFGQDIKAQNIGIVDNKGFELELSHENTIGQVHYFIKPNVTFARNNIVYQDEVARAYPWMKRTGHPIGTKFGLISEGFFKDQADIDNSPFQNFSAYGPGDFKYKKLTGKEYDFIQSDFDETAIGYARTPEIMFGATLGAAYKGFDVSLLFQGAAHTDVMLNNEAVYEFFQGGKVKPFHLGRWTPETAATATYPRLHSNTNGNNHRGSSFWVKDASYLRLKNAEIGYQLPKTWVKQVGLSYVRLYANGMNLFTWDKLKDYQVDPEIGDGNGAMYPIQRIWNFGIDVRF
- a CDS encoding FecR family protein, whose product is MDEQNLYVLLQKYSQGACTEEELTILEGWYATLGQDLPDEVIDPQSEAARQLTRRQLQALRARLSATPAAPPLKAVKQRTMSKWWRYAAIWASILVLAGAGHWWYSNSDRTTVSVRRYADGQTNFDRYLTLPDGSTVVLHRGSRLVVPEHFNGQSREVTLLGEAYFDIRSDSGKPFVINTGQLKTTVLGTAFNISAYPEQAEITVSVTRGKVKVEDGTKVLAVLTPDQQIVYNIKNAAARQEAVNAAARANWTTNEMVFENATFETIANTLSKRYEVNIQFSDDALKQCPVRVSFAGTESLEEVLDVICGVRNATYQIENGRDVLIKGKGC